The proteins below come from a single Caulobacter flavus genomic window:
- a CDS encoding TonB-dependent receptor: MNHRHTWLALSVSGLALLASAPALAQQAPAADATITEEIVVTAQRRSENIRDVPFAVTALGGKTLAAVSAGGGDVLSLSARVPSLQIESSNGRYAPRFYIRGLGNVDFDFNASQPVSVVLDDVVLENVFLKGFPLFDVEQLEVLRGPQGTLFGRNTPAGVVKIDTAKPSDSFGGFGSVAYGNLGAVRAETGVTIPVSDTLSVRVAGLWNHRDDWVNNAYNPSFAGDGDDLGGFDDVAARVHVAFKPTERLSTLLTLQARDYIGTGTLNRANVLTKGSNELNGNFDRDTVYYDGGRNNPQKQHTTSQSLQAAYDFGPVTLTGVVSAYQGRSSGDGDIDGGVASAAATAPYKTPFNSETGTLSSDLDQKTIEVRLASNGDGRFGWQVGAFFWDERFNLVSGTFNGTGGLAPTVVGDIVQRSESWSVFGQANYKVTDALKITGGLRYTEDSRDFQGDRIIPAGSTSTARPLFDVRRSVGDEQVSWDLSALYEVNGDLNVFARVAKGYRGPSLQGRITSSDLITAANSETVMSYEAGLKSRLWDGRARFNATAYYYEVTDPQFTAIGGEGNFNQLINADKGVGYGLEIDGDVYLGAGFSLAGGFAYNHTEIKDKDLLVAFCGANCTVTDPIVTVGTTRRANIDGNPFPQAPKYTANITLNYVHGLSNGTELFASTDWVLQKDFNLFLYESVEFLQDTSFEGGARAGWRDPVKGLEAAVYVRNLTDEANVIGAIDFNNLTAFVNEPRTYGVQVTKRF, from the coding sequence ATGAACCATCGCCATACCTGGCTTGCTCTGTCGGTGAGCGGCCTGGCCCTGCTGGCCAGCGCGCCGGCCCTGGCCCAGCAGGCCCCGGCGGCCGACGCCACGATCACCGAGGAGATCGTCGTCACCGCCCAGCGCCGCAGCGAGAATATCCGCGACGTGCCGTTCGCCGTCACCGCCCTGGGCGGCAAGACCCTGGCCGCCGTGTCCGCCGGCGGCGGCGACGTGCTGTCGCTGTCGGCCCGCGTGCCCAGCCTGCAGATCGAAAGCTCCAATGGCCGCTATGCCCCGCGCTTCTACATCCGCGGCCTGGGCAACGTGGACTTCGACTTCAACGCCTCGCAGCCGGTCTCGGTCGTGCTCGACGACGTGGTGCTCGAGAACGTCTTCCTGAAGGGCTTCCCGCTGTTCGACGTCGAGCAGCTGGAAGTGCTGCGCGGCCCGCAGGGGACGCTGTTCGGCCGCAACACCCCGGCCGGCGTGGTCAAGATCGACACCGCCAAGCCGTCCGACAGCTTCGGCGGCTTCGGCTCGGTGGCCTACGGCAACCTGGGCGCCGTGCGCGCCGAGACCGGCGTGACCATCCCGGTCAGCGACACCCTGTCGGTGCGGGTGGCGGGCCTGTGGAACCATCGCGACGACTGGGTCAACAACGCCTACAACCCCTCGTTCGCCGGCGACGGCGACGACCTGGGCGGCTTCGACGACGTCGCCGCCCGCGTGCACGTGGCCTTCAAGCCGACCGAGCGCCTGTCGACCCTCCTGACCCTGCAGGCCCGCGACTACATCGGCACAGGCACGCTCAACCGCGCCAACGTGCTCACCAAGGGCTCCAACGAGCTGAACGGCAACTTCGATCGCGACACGGTCTATTACGACGGCGGTCGCAACAACCCGCAGAAGCAGCACACCACCTCGCAGAGCCTGCAGGCGGCCTACGACTTCGGCCCGGTCACCCTGACCGGCGTGGTCAGCGCCTATCAGGGCCGCTCGTCGGGCGACGGCGACATCGACGGCGGCGTCGCCTCGGCCGCCGCCACCGCGCCCTACAAGACGCCGTTCAACTCCGAGACCGGCACCCTGTCGAGCGACCTGGACCAGAAGACCATCGAAGTGCGCCTGGCCTCGAACGGCGACGGCCGCTTCGGCTGGCAGGTCGGCGCGTTCTTCTGGGACGAGCGTTTCAACCTCGTCTCGGGCACCTTCAACGGTACCGGCGGCCTAGCCCCGACCGTGGTGGGCGACATCGTCCAGCGCTCGGAATCCTGGTCGGTGTTCGGCCAGGCCAACTACAAGGTCACCGACGCCCTGAAGATCACCGGCGGCCTGCGCTACACCGAGGACAGCCGCGACTTCCAGGGCGACCGGATCATTCCGGCCGGCAGCACCAGCACGGCCCGTCCGCTGTTCGACGTGCGCCGCTCGGTCGGCGACGAGCAGGTCAGCTGGGACCTCAGCGCCCTCTACGAGGTCAATGGCGACCTGAACGTCTTCGCCCGCGTCGCCAAGGGCTATCGCGGTCCCTCGCTCCAGGGTCGCATCACCTCGTCGGACCTGATCACGGCCGCCAATTCGGAAACCGTGATGTCGTACGAGGCGGGCCTGAAGTCTCGCCTGTGGGATGGCCGCGCGCGCTTCAACGCCACCGCCTACTACTACGAGGTCACCGACCCGCAGTTCACGGCGATCGGCGGCGAGGGCAACTTCAACCAGCTGATCAACGCCGACAAGGGCGTGGGCTATGGCCTGGAAATCGACGGCGACGTCTATCTGGGCGCCGGCTTCAGCCTGGCCGGCGGCTTCGCCTACAATCACACCGAGATCAAGGACAAGGACCTGCTGGTCGCCTTCTGCGGCGCCAACTGCACCGTGACCGATCCGATCGTGACCGTGGGGACGACGCGCCGCGCCAACATCGACGGCAACCCGTTCCCGCAGGCGCCCAAGTACACGGCCAACATCACGCTGAACTACGTGCATGGCCTCAGCAACGGCACGGAGCTGTTCGCCTCGACCGACTGGGTTCTGCAGAAGGACTTCAACCTGTTCCTCTACGAGTCGGTCGAGTTCCTGCAGGACACCAGCTTCGAGGGCGGCGCCCGCGCCGGCTGGCGTGATCCGGTCAAGGGTCTGGAAGCGGCGGTCTACGTCCGCAACCTGACCGACGAGGCCAACGTGATCGGCGCGATCGACTTCAACAACCTGACGGCCTTCGTCAACGAACCGCGCACCTACGGGGTGCAGGTGACGAAGCGCTTCTAA